The genomic segment AAACTCTAAAATATGTCCAATATTAAGTGCTAAACTCTCCTCTCAGTCAAGAGAAGAACTACCTGTAATAGTTCAAAGTTCAAACAATGACTATACACAACTTAAAAGCTTAATTTTTAATTTGTCAGCAAAAGACGTATATACTCTACCCCTTATTGGAGGCATGTCCTGTAATTTGACGACAGAGGCCATCTATAGACTTGCTGATAATCCTAATATAGAATATATAAGTTTTGACTCTAAAGTTTTTGCCCTATTAGATATTGCTACAGCTTCTATTGATGCTAGTTTCCCCCATGAAATGGGATATTTGGGAGAAGGGGTGACTGTAGCTGTAATAGATACAGGAACTAACCCTCATAATGACTTGACAAAACCTAACAATAGAATAGTGGGATTTAAAGACCTTATAAACAATAAAACATCTCCTTATGATGACAATGGTCACGGAACTCACGTAGCTGGAATCATTGCTGGTAATGGCTATTCTTCCAGAGGTAAATATTCAGGTGTTGCTCCTAAGGCAAATATTCTATCTATAAAAGCCTTGGACGAAAACGGGAGTGGGAATACATCAGATATTATAAAAGCTATATCTTGGGTATTAGAAACAAAAGATGAATACAATACTAAAGTAATAAATCTTTCTCTTGGAAGTCCAGCCAACAATCCATGCAAAACTGATCCACTTTGCAAAGCTGTAAATAAAGCTACAAACAGTGGTTTAACTGTTGTAGTAGCTGCAGGTAATAGTGGCCCATCAGAAAAATCAATTTTATCTCCAGGTATAAGCCCAAATGTCATAACTGTTGGTGCTGTCGATGATAAGAGAACTCCAGATCCTAGCGATGACACTATAGCCAATTTTTCTAGTAGAGGACCTACAAAAGATGGCCTTATGAAACCAGATATAGTAACTCCTGGAGTAAATATAATGTCTCTTTCCAACAAAAAAGAAGACGGATATATTTCTTTAAGTGGTACTTCTATGGCAACACCTTTAGTATCTGGCAGTATAGCACTTTTACTAAA from the Sporanaerobacter acetigenes DSM 13106 genome contains:
- a CDS encoding S8 family peptidase; this encodes MRRIQNSKICPILSAKLSSQSREELPVIVQSSNNDYTQLKSLIFNLSAKDVYTLPLIGGMSCNLTTEAIYRLADNPNIEYISFDSKVFALLDIATASIDASFPHEMGYLGEGVTVAVIDTGTNPHNDLTKPNNRIVGFKDLINNKTSPYDDNGHGTHVAGIIAGNGYSSRGKYSGVAPKANILSIKALDENGSGNTSDIIKAISWVLETKDEYNTKVINLSLGSPANNPCKTDPLCKAVNKATNSGLTVVVAAGNSGPSEKSILSPGISPNVITVGAVDDKRTPDPSDDTIANFSSRGPTKDGLMKPDIVTPGVNIMSLSNKKEDGYISLSGTSMATPLVSGSIALLLNKYKDLKPHEVKEKLLKSCINLNSPPEKQGSGMLNLKLLFNENNNNSKNNNLSSPNAFEGELFENIIILLIVLFLLDSKI